In Treponema vincentii, a single window of DNA contains:
- a CDS encoding MptD family putative ECF transporter S component, with amino-acid sequence MNTQKGLSVKDLVTTGIFTALMIVFTMLGGMFFAANPVLTFYMPMGCALLCGPVYLLLVAKVHKRWSITILGIILGFSFFVTGMHWSMALGNIGMGIIADIVAGIGAYTNKKLNALSYMLFMLSNTFTYLIFFIDRDRWIHAMLKKGTDASYIETMNTSAASWMPVVIVGGTLLVAAFSAWVGSKMLKKQFEKAGVV; translated from the coding sequence ATGAATACTCAAAAAGGCTTATCGGTAAAAGATTTGGTAACAACCGGTATTTTTACCGCATTGATGATTGTGTTTACAATGCTCGGCGGCATGTTTTTTGCAGCTAATCCGGTATTGACGTTTTATATGCCGATGGGCTGCGCATTATTGTGCGGTCCGGTATATTTGCTTTTAGTCGCAAAGGTTCACAAACGCTGGAGCATTACCATCCTCGGCATCATTTTAGGCTTTTCCTTTTTTGTTACCGGAATGCATTGGTCGATGGCACTCGGCAATATCGGAATGGGCATTATCGCCGACATCGTTGCAGGGATCGGCGCCTATACCAATAAAAAACTCAATGCACTTTCGTATATGCTGTTTATGCTTTCAAACACCTTCACCTATCTCATCTTTTTTATCGACCGGGACAGATGGATACACGCTATGCTGAAAAAAGGCACCGACGCTTCCTACATTGAAACCATGAATACCTCGGCAGCATCATGGATGCCTGTCGTGATTGTCGGCGGAACATTGCTCGTTGCAGCATTCAGTGCATGGGTAGGCAGCAAGATGCTGAAAAAACAATTTGAAAAAGCAGGGGTTGTGTAA
- a CDS encoding type II toxin-antitoxin system HicA family toxin translates to MFAGSKLAVFFSRAISATENKPWYVYETKGSHCQLKHSEMSGKITIPMHSGDLKPGTLNSILKQAGLK, encoded by the coding sequence ATGTTTGCAGGTAGCAAACTCGCAGTGTTTTTCAGTCGCGCTATTTCAGCGACTGAAAATAAACCTTGGTATGTTTATGAAACAAAAGGGTCTCATTGTCAACTAAAACATTCGGAAATGTCAGGTAAAATAACAATCCCGATGCACAGCGGTGATTTAAAACCCGGTACTTTGAATAGCATCTTAAAACAGGCAGGATTAAAATAG
- a CDS encoding type II toxin-antitoxin system HicB family antitoxin: MHKMTYLAVFEPADNGAYSVYFPNVAGCISYGKNFQEAQAMAQEALELHIYGMERDGDKLPIENFSNIQTNIGDIVYAITIYPDFVKKEMDNRRVRTNCTIPYNLKRKAEAQGINFSQVLEAALEELCS; this comes from the coding sequence ATGCATAAAATGACTTATTTAGCGGTGTTTGAACCGGCAGACAACGGCGCTTATAGTGTTTATTTTCCGAATGTTGCAGGCTGTATAAGCTATGGAAAAAACTTTCAGGAAGCACAGGCAATGGCACAGGAAGCTCTTGAATTGCATATATACGGTATGGAAAGAGACGGAGACAAATTACCAATTGAAAATTTTTCCAATATACAAACTAATATAGGTGATATAGTATATGCAATTACTATTTATCCTGATTTTGTAAAAAAAGAAATGGATAACAGAAGAGTAAGAACAAATTGTACTATCCCATATAATTTAAAACGAAAAGCAGAAGCGCAAGGGATAAACTTTTCTCAAGTATTAGAAGCGGCTTTAGAAGAATTATGCAGTTGA
- a CDS encoding energy-coupling factor transporter transmembrane component T, giving the protein MEQRVKLILDPRTKLFILLLCVIAASLAPSLLYGAGLVVLIGMVGILCGYWRSALMGIVGYALLYALTLWAAGLTGTLKTTLLAAFGLFHKVYPCGMMGGLFITSTKVNEFLSAMHRLRVPKKIVIPLAVMIRYFPTIGEDWRYIKDAMRMRDVSPTLAGFVKQPTMTVECIYVPLLSAASKTADELSIAALTRGIENPHPRTCLVQTQFRFADAITAAVFLLYTALALLF; this is encoded by the coding sequence ATGGAACAACGAGTAAAACTCATTCTTGACCCGCGGACAAAGCTTTTTATACTGCTCTTGTGCGTTATTGCTGCCTCTCTTGCACCGTCTCTTTTATACGGAGCCGGGCTTGTCGTTCTTATTGGAATGGTGGGAATCTTGTGCGGGTATTGGCGCAGCGCACTAATGGGGATCGTCGGTTATGCGCTCTTGTATGCGCTGACACTGTGGGCAGCCGGTCTGACGGGCACATTGAAGACAACACTGCTGGCTGCGTTTGGGCTGTTTCACAAGGTATATCCCTGCGGTATGATGGGCGGCTTGTTTATCACTTCAACAAAGGTGAACGAATTTTTATCTGCGATGCACCGGCTCCGTGTTCCGAAAAAGATTGTTATTCCGCTTGCAGTAATGATCCGTTATTTCCCCACAATCGGTGAAGATTGGCGGTACATTAAAGATGCAATGCGGATGCGTGATGTGTCGCCGACGCTTGCAGGATTTGTGAAACAGCCGACCATGACCGTTGAGTGTATTTACGTGCCGTTGCTGTCAGCAGCATCAAAAACAGCTGACGAGCTTTCTATCGCTGCCCTTACCCGTGGTATCGAAAATCCCCATCCGCGAACGTGTCTTGTGCAGACTCAATTTAGATTTGCAGATGCTATAACCGCTGCGGTCTTTTTACTGTATACAGCGTTGGCATTGCTATTTTAA
- a CDS encoding type II toxin-antitoxin system VapC family toxin, producing MNIVLDASAAIEMALNMKHASLFKEICANADCIFAPDIYPSEITNVFWKYRNFSSLDTTICEKGIEYCIELIDDFIHTKLLCNKAYKESIKYRHPVYDMFYLIVAQKYNAKLLTRDKKLAKISAEMNIEVISY from the coding sequence ATGAATATAGTACTTGATGCCAGTGCAGCTATTGAAATGGCATTAAATATGAAACATGCGTCTTTGTTTAAAGAAATATGTGCAAATGCTGACTGCATTTTTGCACCGGATATTTATCCATCAGAAATTACAAATGTTTTCTGGAAATATAGGAACTTTTCTTCTTTGGATACAACAATATGCGAAAAGGGTATAGAGTATTGTATCGAGTTGATAGATGATTTTATTCATACAAAACTATTATGTAACAAGGCTTATAAAGAATCAATAAAATACCGGCATCCTGTCTATGATATGTTTTATCTTATCGTTGCACAAAAATACAACGCAAAATTATTAACGCGCGATAAAAAGTTAGCAAAAATAAGCGCTGAAATGAATATCGAAGTTATTAGTTATTAA
- a CDS encoding ABC transporter ATP-binding protein codes for MITIRDVSFTYAGNETDGIHHINLEIQKGECVLLCGRSGCGKTTVTRLINGLIPSFYMGTLTGSVLIDNQPVSELPLYKIAKRVGSVFQNPRTQFFNVDTDSEIAFGIENEGYPQEQLVQRVRQTAEELHIETLSGRNIFELSGGEKQKIAFASVYAMNPDIYVLDEPSSNLDSESITALQSYIRNIKAQGKTVIVAEHRLYYLADLADKIVYMENGTITRIFTPLEFKSLSAETRHGMGLRAIHLQEENPSSLHNETMGIRSETPCRMSGAASVQTTQDTAQSPQPPVQPALAEPLTLELQNVSLYRKKKLILHDLSFSAHAGEIIAITGANGTGKTTFVRALCGLHEETSGSFLWNDKPLKPKERLQRAYMVMQDVNYQLFAESVEAECSFGLKTASETAVEAALNALQLTEIRTRHPGSLSGGQKQRVAIAAGQVSAKPLLVFDEPTSGLDYDSMARVSAVIRSLAAGRIIFVVTHDYEFIHKACTRILHLGNNTLLSDPQL; via the coding sequence ATGATAACGATACGAGATGTTTCTTTTACCTATGCCGGTAATGAAACGGATGGCATACATCATATCAATTTAGAAATACAAAAAGGTGAATGTGTTCTGCTTTGCGGACGTTCCGGTTGCGGCAAAACAACAGTTACGCGGTTGATCAACGGATTAATTCCTTCCTTTTATATGGGCACGCTCACCGGCTCCGTACTCATTGACAATCAGCCTGTCAGCGAATTACCGTTGTATAAAATTGCCAAACGGGTCGGTTCGGTGTTTCAAAATCCGCGGACACAATTTTTTAATGTTGATACCGACAGCGAAATTGCATTCGGTATTGAAAATGAAGGATATCCGCAGGAGCAACTGGTACAGCGGGTACGGCAAACAGCCGAAGAGCTGCATATCGAAACTTTGAGCGGAAGAAATATCTTTGAGCTTTCCGGAGGCGAAAAACAAAAAATCGCCTTTGCCTCCGTGTATGCGATGAATCCCGATATATATGTACTTGATGAACCTTCGTCAAATTTGGATTCGGAATCAATTACTGCGCTGCAAAGCTACATACGGAATATAAAAGCGCAGGGGAAGACAGTCATCGTTGCGGAGCACCGGCTGTATTATTTAGCTGACCTTGCAGATAAAATCGTATATATGGAAAACGGCACCATCACCCGCATATTCACACCGCTGGAGTTTAAGTCGCTTTCCGCTGAAACACGTCACGGAATGGGATTGCGGGCAATTCATTTGCAGGAAGAAAACCCCTCCTCTTTACATAATGAGACGATGGGTATTCGCTCAGAAACTCCCTGCCGTATGAGCGGAGCAGCGTCGGTTCAGACCACACAAGATACGGCTCAGTCTCCCCAACCGCCGGTTCAGCCAGCGCTGGCAGAGCCGCTTACGTTAGAGCTGCAGAATGTTTCACTGTACCGTAAGAAAAAACTCATCCTCCATGATCTTTCTTTCTCTGCCCATGCAGGAGAGATTATTGCAATTACCGGCGCAAACGGTACGGGAAAGACAACCTTTGTCCGTGCCTTGTGCGGTCTGCACGAGGAAACATCCGGCAGTTTTCTATGGAACGACAAGCCGCTTAAACCGAAAGAACGGTTACAGCGTGCATATATGGTGATGCAGGATGTGAACTACCAGCTTTTTGCCGAAAGCGTGGAGGCAGAATGTTCATTCGGTTTGAAAACAGCATCGGAGACTGCGGTAGAAGCAGCGCTTAACGCTTTGCAGTTAACGGAAATTCGTACACGGCACCCCGGCTCTCTTTCAGGCGGACAAAAACAGCGGGTTGCTATTGCGGCAGGACAGGTAAGCGCTAAGCCGCTGCTTGTGTTTGATGAACCCACAAGCGGACTTGACTACGATAGCATGGCGCGGGTTTCCGCTGTTATCCGCAGCCTTGCAGCGGGGCGCATCATCTTTGTCGTTACTCACGACTATGAGTTTATACATAAAGCCTGCACACGGATTTTGCATTTAGGAAACAATACGCTCCTGTCCGATCCGCAGCTCTAG
- a CDS encoding VOC family protein has product MKIEHIAMYVNDLEKAKDFFVDYFGGHPNAGYHNKTTDFRSYFITFDEGARLEIMKKPHVADCEKTLARTGYIHIAFSVGSKDAVDALTERLKKAGFEVVSGPRTTGDGYYESCIVAIEDNQIEITV; this is encoded by the coding sequence ATGAAAATTGAACATATTGCCATGTATGTCAATGATTTGGAAAAAGCAAAAGACTTTTTTGTTGACTATTTTGGCGGACATCCCAATGCCGGATACCATAATAAAACGACCGATTTCCGCTCATATTTTATCACTTTTGATGAAGGTGCACGGCTGGAAATTATGAAAAAGCCGCATGTAGCGGATTGTGAGAAAACACTTGCGCGTACAGGGTACATCCATATTGCGTTTTCCGTCGGAAGCAAAGATGCGGTTGATGCCTTAACTGAAAGGCTTAAAAAGGCAGGCTTTGAAGTTGTAAGCGGGCCGCGGACAACCGGAGACGGATATTATGAAAGTTGTATTGTCGCAATTGAAGATAATCAAATTGAAATTACGGTATAA
- a CDS encoding EamA family transporter — protein MMWAVFAFLSAVFAALTSILAKVGIEGVNSNLATAVRTVVVLAMAWGMVFITDTQDGIMDISKKSWIFLILSGLATGASWLCYYKALQIGEASKVVPIDKLSVVITLILAVIFLHENMNAKSILGSLLITAGTLCMVL, from the coding sequence ATGATGTGGGCGGTTTTTGCATTTCTATCCGCTGTTTTTGCGGCACTCACTTCTATTCTGGCAAAAGTCGGGATTGAAGGAGTAAACTCAAATCTGGCAACAGCGGTAAGAACGGTTGTGGTATTAGCTATGGCGTGGGGCATGGTTTTTATTACCGATACGCAGGATGGAATTATGGACATCAGCAAGAAGAGCTGGATATTTCTGATTCTTTCAGGCTTGGCAACAGGGGCTTCATGGCTGTGTTATTACAAGGCATTACAAATCGGCGAAGCATCCAAAGTTGTGCCTATCGATAAGTTAAGCGTAGTGATTACATTGATTTTAGCAGTGATTTTTCTGCATGAAAATATGAATGCAAAATCGATACTTGGCTCGCTGCTGATTACGGCAGGCACCCTTTGTATGGTGTTATAA
- a CDS encoding YbhB/YbcL family Raf kinase inhibitor-like protein: protein MKHIYTKMLPFMAALIVISCGSCSSKDEIKPLTEGGSMKLTSTAFADGEKMPQEFAKLGANHIPPLEIDGVPEGTKSLAIIVHDPDAPLPGGFYHWTLWNIPPQTTSIGEGNVPSDAVEGETSWGTSGYNGPQPPFGTHRYIFYLYALDMNLSLPAGSSVKELKAAIKGHAIEAASLTGMFGAKDNP, encoded by the coding sequence ATGAAACATATCTATACGAAAATGCTGCCATTTATGGCGGCGCTGATTGTTATTTCCTGCGGAAGCTGCTCAAGTAAAGACGAAATCAAGCCGCTTACCGAAGGAGGTTCTATGAAGTTGACAAGCACGGCTTTTGCCGACGGCGAAAAAATGCCCCAAGAATTTGCAAAACTCGGAGCGAATCACATTCCTCCGCTCGAAATCGACGGTGTACCGGAGGGTACAAAGAGTCTTGCGATTATCGTGCACGATCCGGATGCGCCGCTTCCCGGCGGATTTTATCATTGGACGCTGTGGAACATTCCGCCGCAAACAACGTCGATCGGAGAAGGTAATGTGCCATCGGATGCCGTCGAAGGCGAAACAAGCTGGGGTACGAGCGGCTACAACGGGCCTCAACCGCCGTTCGGTACGCACCGCTATATTTTTTATCTCTATGCGCTCGATATGAATCTGAGTCTTCCGGCGGGCAGCAGCGTAAAAGAGCTTAAAGCCGCGATTAAGGGACACGCAATCGAAGCAGCTTCACTTACGGGTATGTTCGGTGCTAAGGATAACCCCTGA
- a CDS encoding Type 1 glutamine amidotransferase-like domain-containing protein, translating to MNLFLCSHFSKVGALLKDLIAGKRVAFIPTASIHEGYTGYVGSARTVFKKLGAELTEIEISTANASDITQVFDTADIIYFTGGNAFFLIDQLRKTGTDTLLKQQLEKGKLFIGESAGAIVCAPELSYIEKMDPIPEDYSQSDYAGLGLINFYVLPHYLTAPFKKVTADIMQSFSNIELCAINNAQALSVKDGIRKVVSVAKE from the coding sequence ATGAATTTATTTTTGTGCTCACACTTTTCAAAAGTAGGCGCTCTTCTTAAAGATCTCATTGCGGGAAAAAGAGTTGCTTTCATTCCCACTGCATCGATACATGAAGGGTATACAGGCTATGTAGGGTCTGCCCGTACAGTATTCAAAAAATTAGGAGCTGAGCTGACTGAAATTGAGATTTCAACTGCAAACGCTTCCGATATTACGCAGGTGTTTGACACAGCGGATATTATTTATTTTACCGGCGGTAATGCATTTTTCCTTATTGATCAATTGAGGAAAACCGGTACGGATACGTTGCTAAAGCAACAGCTGGAAAAAGGGAAATTATTTATTGGAGAATCAGCAGGCGCTATTGTATGTGCTCCGGAGCTTTCTTATATTGAAAAAATGGATCCTATTCCGGAAGATTATTCTCAGAGTGATTATGCAGGATTAGGGCTCATCAATTTTTATGTGCTGCCGCACTATCTTACCGCACCATTCAAAAAAGTTACCGCAGACATTATGCAATCCTTCTCAAATATCGAACTATGCGCTATCAATAATGCACAAGCTCTTAGTGTTAAAGACGGAATACGGAAGGTGGTGAGTGTAGCGAAAGAGTAA
- a CDS encoding acyl-CoA thioester hydrolase/BAAT C-terminal domain-containing protein, which produces MKKEIKTIEKDGYNGVYWPNPNGSKYCMIAMLGDDTKDMMAKGGVKWLQKKGLNVLTMSPAPKDYGHHNYPLERFEKALAFLKTMGNEKIGIMGASTTGMLALVAASCFSEITLTIAISPSDFVMEGFYQDGKDGAHERPGDGESSVSYHGKPLPYLPYAYRHPEYWQKISEESKRRGAMVASRDLFDESEKRHPVQEAEKIKVENIKGRILLIGAEDDVLWDTCKYIRRMENRLKERDADNSVVLMTYEHGTHFIFPQTMLTGILPVGSGLFISMAFKEAKQYPKECKQTRIDVDERLSEELKQWINSAS; this is translated from the coding sequence ATGAAGAAAGAAATCAAAACAATAGAGAAAGATGGATATAACGGCGTATACTGGCCGAATCCGAACGGCAGTAAATATTGCATGATTGCCATGCTTGGTGATGATACAAAAGACATGATGGCAAAGGGTGGCGTCAAATGGCTTCAAAAGAAAGGTCTGAACGTCCTCACAATGTCACCGGCCCCAAAAGATTACGGTCACCATAACTATCCACTCGAACGTTTTGAGAAGGCACTTGCATTTCTGAAGACGATGGGTAATGAAAAAATCGGTATTATGGGTGCCTCGACAACTGGTATGCTTGCGCTTGTCGCAGCGTCATGCTTTTCGGAAATAACGCTTACGATAGCCATTTCTCCTTCTGATTTTGTGATGGAAGGTTTTTATCAGGATGGGAAAGACGGGGCTCACGAACGTCCGGGAGACGGAGAGTCATCTGTTTCGTATCACGGTAAGCCGCTTCCTTATCTGCCCTATGCGTATCGCCATCCGGAATACTGGCAGAAAATATCTGAGGAATCCAAACGGCGCGGCGCGATGGTTGCCAGTCGCGATTTGTTCGATGAATCGGAGAAAAGGCATCCCGTGCAGGAAGCCGAGAAAATAAAGGTGGAGAATATAAAGGGCCGCATTCTGCTGATTGGTGCGGAGGATGATGTACTTTGGGATACCTGCAAATACATTCGTAGAATGGAAAACAGGCTGAAAGAAAGGGACGCGGATAACAGTGTAGTTCTCATGACCTATGAACATGGAACGCATTTTATATTTCCGCAGACCATGTTAACAGGCATTCTTCCCGTGGGTTCCGGGCTGTTTATCAGCATGGCTTTTAAGGAGGCAAAGCAGTATCCGAAAGAGTGTAAGCAGACGAGGATTGATGTTGATGAGCGCTTATCGGAGGAACTAAAGCAGTGGATAAATTCAGCTTCATAA
- a CDS encoding LysR family transcriptional regulator, translated as MELYQLRQLVAFAEYGTLSKAAEMVHTSQPALSRSMQNLEAELGVPLFSRTKNHIALTEVGVLAAQHAHVVVSAHDDMIGAVREADRRLRNFSFGSIAPAPMWELAPIASKVFTGKTIQSDLQETEASLIRGLDDGTYNLIILLHPLEAKKSDGMPQYLCKSFIREKLSVLLPVSHRLAKRKTLQLQDLAGEKLLIHNTIGFWYSVCKQKIPDAVFLEQSELSVLREIVHASELPSFITNITNTNNAIPHGKVAVPLSDPEVNVQFWCVCLAENAREYQALFKAIEGHL; from the coding sequence ATGGAACTTTATCAGTTGCGGCAGCTTGTGGCATTTGCAGAATACGGAACGCTTTCTAAAGCGGCAGAGATGGTGCACACGTCTCAGCCTGCTTTAAGCCGCTCTATGCAGAATTTGGAAGCCGAGCTTGGGGTACCGCTTTTTAGTCGTACTAAAAATCATATTGCGCTTACCGAGGTAGGTGTCCTTGCAGCACAGCACGCACACGTTGTTGTTTCTGCACATGATGATATGATTGGTGCTGTTCGAGAAGCAGACCGCAGACTGCGCAATTTTTCTTTCGGCTCGATTGCTCCGGCTCCAATGTGGGAATTGGCACCGATCGCATCAAAAGTTTTTACCGGTAAAACAATACAGAGCGATTTACAGGAAACAGAGGCATCACTTATCCGCGGACTTGATGACGGAACATACAATCTGATTATACTGCTCCATCCGCTTGAAGCAAAAAAGTCTGATGGAATGCCACAGTATCTGTGTAAATCGTTTATTCGAGAAAAGCTTTCCGTACTTTTGCCGGTCTCACATCGGCTTGCAAAACGAAAAACGCTGCAACTGCAAGACCTTGCCGGAGAAAAACTCTTGATACACAATACCATCGGTTTTTGGTATTCGGTATGTAAACAAAAAATTCCTGACGCAGTGTTTTTGGAACAAAGCGAGCTTTCGGTCTTGCGTGAAATTGTACATGCCAGCGAATTGCCTTCTTTCATAACGAATATTACGAATACCAATAATGCCATTCCGCACGGTAAAGTCGCTGTTCCTTTATCCGATCCGGAAGTGAATGTGCAATTTTGGTGTGTCTGTTTAGCGGAAAACGCAAGAGAGTATCAAGCGCTGTTTAAGGCGATAGAAGGGCATCTCTAA
- a CDS encoding aldo/keto reductase, whose product MDFVTLSNGVKMPVLGFGVFQIDAKETEQRVLAAIRAGYRLIDTAQSYFNEEGVGAAVKKSGVAREELFITSKVWIEHYGYDACRASVLKSLAKMQLDYIDLMLLHQPFNDYYGAWRALEDLYDEGKIRAIGVSNFYPDRLVDIASFSRIRPMVNQVETHPLHQQIEAHKWMEKYNIVHEAWAPFGEGRGGLFENPVLKEIGAVYGKTTAQVMLRWLLQRNIVVLAKSARVERMAENIAVFDFRLSDQDMQRIAALDKAESSFFSHTDPNMVEWFVKMIEERKKK is encoded by the coding sequence ATGGATTTTGTGACGTTATCAAACGGTGTAAAGATGCCGGTTCTCGGTTTCGGTGTGTTCCAAATCGATGCAAAAGAAACGGAACAGCGTGTGCTTGCTGCAATACGGGCTGGATACCGTTTAATTGATACAGCCCAGTCGTATTTTAATGAAGAAGGCGTTGGGGCTGCGGTGAAAAAATCTGGTGTTGCACGGGAGGAACTGTTTATTACAAGCAAGGTATGGATTGAACACTACGGGTATGATGCGTGCCGAGCGTCCGTCCTTAAATCACTGGCAAAGATGCAGCTTGACTATATCGATCTTATGCTGCTGCATCAACCTTTTAACGACTACTACGGTGCGTGGCGGGCGTTGGAAGATTTATATGACGAAGGTAAAATAAGAGCAATCGGTGTGTCGAATTTTTATCCTGACCGTTTGGTGGATATAGCTTCGTTTTCCCGGATTCGTCCTATGGTGAATCAAGTAGAAACACATCCTCTTCATCAGCAAATTGAAGCGCATAAATGGATGGAGAAGTACAACATTGTACATGAAGCATGGGCTCCGTTCGGTGAGGGGCGCGGAGGACTTTTTGAAAATCCGGTACTGAAAGAAATCGGTGCAGTATATGGTAAGACTACTGCGCAGGTAATGTTGCGGTGGCTTTTGCAGCGGAATATTGTCGTACTTGCAAAATCGGCACGGGTGGAACGTATGGCAGAAAATATTGCAGTATTCGATTTCCGTTTAAGCGATCAAGATATGCAGCGTATAGCTGCACTGGACAAGGCTGAAAGCTCGTTTTTCTCCCACACAGATCCGAATATGGTGGAATGGTTTGTAAAGATGATCGAAGAGCGAAAAAAGAAATAA
- a CDS encoding alpha/beta hydrolase — translation MNRTKKTGHALILKCTLCGVLLSVGLLLSLTGCATTNHNNLVIAKQGMFSSGGIVVRSAGVFNPENQWEASGSGQTTHADHANVLYQIPAVETELPMVFLHGYGQSRMGWMTTPDGREGWSNLFLKKGHSIFLIDEPRRGEAGQSSVGGTISTKTLDQRWYTQFRIGRWENGRSVVNTGSQFPNDDASVDQFFRQMTPDTGMKSDMGADFDNEMVAKAVAATIDRVFAMTGKKSILVTHSQGGGSGWTAAKYTDHIAAIVAVEPGGAPGTDSEDFKAVLSKKISVAFYFGDYIDNGDSKIQATGMWQMMRRMCYSFAESYRAQGGDATVIDLPKVGITGNSHFLFQELNNKEIADHVETWLKTRNVK, via the coding sequence ATGAATAGAACAAAGAAAACAGGTCATGCGCTTATTCTAAAATGTACCCTGTGCGGAGTGCTGTTATCGGTCGGGTTGTTACTATCATTAACAGGATGTGCAACAACAAATCACAACAATCTTGTGATTGCAAAACAGGGGATGTTTTCCTCAGGCGGAATCGTGGTGCGTTCAGCAGGAGTGTTCAACCCTGAAAATCAATGGGAGGCAAGCGGATCCGGACAAACAACACATGCGGATCACGCAAATGTATTGTATCAAATTCCGGCGGTGGAAACAGAACTTCCGATGGTGTTCTTACACGGTTATGGACAGTCCCGTATGGGGTGGATGACAACACCGGACGGACGTGAAGGCTGGAGCAATCTTTTTTTGAAAAAGGGACACAGTATTTTTTTAATTGATGAACCGCGCCGGGGTGAAGCGGGACAGAGTTCGGTCGGCGGAACCATCAGCACAAAGACATTGGATCAGAGGTGGTATACACAGTTTAGAATCGGTCGATGGGAAAACGGACGCTCTGTAGTCAATACAGGGTCTCAATTTCCGAACGATGATGCATCGGTGGATCAGTTTTTTCGGCAGATGACACCCGATACCGGTATGAAATCGGATATGGGGGCTGACTTTGATAACGAAATGGTTGCAAAAGCTGTAGCTGCAACGATTGACAGGGTCTTTGCAATGACAGGTAAAAAATCAATTTTAGTAACACATTCCCAAGGTGGCGGATCGGGATGGACGGCAGCAAAATACACCGATCATATTGCTGCAATTGTCGCAGTTGAACCGGGTGGAGCACCAGGAACAGACAGCGAAGATTTTAAAGCAGTGCTTTCTAAAAAAATATCGGTAGCATTCTATTTCGGCGACTATATTGATAACGGTGATTCTAAGATTCAAGCGACCGGAATGTGGCAGATGATGCGTAGGATGTGCTATTCATTTGCGGAAAGCTATCGAGCACAAGGCGGAGACGCAACAGTTATCGACCTTCCGAAAGTAGGTATCACCGGTAATAGTCACTTTCTGTTCCAAGAATTGAATAACAAAGAAATTGCAGATCATGTTGAAACATGGTTGAAAACAAGGAATGTTAAATAA
- a CDS encoding flavodoxin, with the protein MKFTQKMMAVFAVAAVLLAEGVPACAVPGSPANTTVNAKKVLVVYYSATGTTERLAKIIAQETKADTFVIRPKQPYTSADLNWNNKNSRVVQEHEMGVDKVSVTLESTTVPNFESYDTVFIGYPIWWREASWVVDEFVKNNNFTGKSVVTFCTSISTGTGESRKRLEKLAKTGNWVTGERFPSSFSEVSVKAWLKGLGF; encoded by the coding sequence ATGAAGTTCACACAGAAAATGATGGCAGTATTTGCTGTTGCGGCAGTACTTTTAGCGGAGGGTGTCCCTGCTTGTGCTGTTCCGGGTAGTCCCGCAAATACTACGGTCAATGCGAAAAAAGTACTGGTGGTCTATTATTCGGCAACCGGTACAACAGAACGTTTGGCAAAGATTATTGCACAGGAGACGAAAGCTGATACGTTTGTAATAAGACCGAAACAGCCTTACACATCGGCAGATTTGAATTGGAATAATAAAAACAGCCGTGTTGTTCAAGAACATGAAATGGGTGTTGACAAAGTGTCTGTAACGCTTGAGTCAACAACAGTCCCGAATTTTGAAAGCTATGACACCGTTTTTATCGGTTATCCGATTTGGTGGCGAGAAGCCTCATGGGTTGTGGATGAGTTTGTCAAAAACAATAATTTTACCGGCAAGAGCGTGGTCACATTTTGTACTTCCATTTCGACCGGTACGGGTGAAAGCCGGAAACGTCTTGAAAAACTTGCCAAAACCGGTAATTGGGTGACAGGTGAACGGTTCCCCAGCAGCTTTAGCGAGGTAAGTGTAAAGGCATGGCTGAAAGGTTTAGGTTTTTAA